The Symphalangus syndactylus isolate Jambi chromosome 8, NHGRI_mSymSyn1-v2.1_pri, whole genome shotgun sequence genome includes a window with the following:
- the SCYGR6 gene encoding small cysteine and glycine repeat-containing protein 6, with translation MGCCGCGGCSGGCGGCGGGCSGGCGGGCGGGCGGGCGSCTTCRCYRVGCCSSCCPCCRGCCGGCCSTPVICCCRRTCSSCGSGCGCGKGCYQQKGCCQQKCCCKKQCCC, from the coding sequence ATGGGTTgctgtgggtgtggtggctgcagtggtggctgtggtggctgcggtggtggctgcagtggtggctgtggtggtggctgcggtggtggctgtggtggtggctgTGGCAGCTGCACCACCTGCAGGTGCTACCGGGTGGGCTGCTGCTCCAGCTGCTGCCCCTGCTGCCGTGGTTGCTGTGGGGGCTGCTGCAGCACACCCGTGATCTGTTGCTGCCGCCGCACCTGCAGCTCTTGTGGCAgtggctgtggctgtgggaaGGGCTGTTACCAGCAGAAGGGCTGCTGTCAGCAGAAGTGCTGCTGCAAGAAGCAATGCTGCTGCTAG
- the LOC129488533 gene encoding small cysteine and glycine repeat-containing protein 7-like, whose protein sequence is MGCCGCGSCGGCGGGRCGGCGGGCGGGCGGGCGSCTTCRYYRVGCCSSCCPCCRGCCGGCCSTPVICCCRRTCNSCGRGCGKGCCQQKCCCQKQRCC, encoded by the coding sequence ATGGGTTGCTGTGGTTGTGGAAGTTGTGGTGGCTGCGGTGGTGGCCgctgtggtggctgtggtggtggctgcGGTGGTGGCTGCGGTGGTGGCTGTGGCAGCTGCACCACCTGCAGGTACTACCGGGTGGGCTGCTGCTCCAGCTGCTGCCCCTGCTGCCGCGGCTGCTGTGGCGGCTGTTGCAGCACGCCCGTGATCTGCTGCTGCCGTCGCACCTGCAACTCATGTGGCCGTGGCTGTGGGAAGGGCTGTTGCCAGCAGAAGTGCTGCTGCCAGAAGCAGCGCTGCTGCTAG